Genomic segment of Paenalkalicoccus suaedae:
ATCTTCCGTCGTCTTCCAAAGCGCGGATTTACAAACCCTAACCGTACTGAATACGCGATCGTGAATCTTGACACGCTAAACCGTTTCGAAGATGGAACGGAAGTTACTCCAGCGCTCTTAATCGAGACTGGTGTAGTTAAAAATGAGCGTGATGGTGTGAAGGTCCTTGGTAACGGGACATTAGAGCGTAAGCTGACTGTGAAAGCTAGTAAGTTTTCTACAACAGCAAAAGAAGCGATTGAGGCTGCCGGCGGATCTACTGAGGTGG
This window contains:
- the rplO gene encoding 50S ribosomal protein L15; translation: MQLHELKPAVGSRKERKRKGRGVGTGNGKTAGKGHKGQNARSGGGVRPGFEGGQMPIFRRLPKRGFTNPNRTEYAIVNLDTLNRFEDGTEVTPALLIETGVVKNERDGVKVLGNGTLERKLTVKASKFSTTAKEAIEAAGGSTEVV